The Solibacillus daqui genome has a segment encoding these proteins:
- the ahpC gene encoding alkyl hydroperoxide reductase subunit C: protein MALIGKEIAQFAAKAFQKGEFIDVTSENFKGQWSVVCFYPADFTFVCPTELGDLQNEYATLKSLGVEVYSVSTDTHFTHKAWHDTSDVIGTIEYIMIGDPSHTISKAFDVLNEEDGLAERGTFIIDPDGVVQAVEINAGGIGRDASTLVNKIKAAQYVRNNPGEVCPAKWQEGGETLTPSLDLVGKI from the coding sequence ATGGCTTTAATCGGTAAAGAAATCGCACAATTCGCTGCAAAAGCGTTCCAAAAAGGTGAATTCATCGACGTAACTTCAGAAAACTTCAAAGGACAATGGTCAGTAGTTTGCTTCTACCCAGCAGACTTCACATTCGTTTGCCCAACGGAATTAGGTGACTTACAAAACGAATACGCTACATTAAAATCTTTAGGCGTTGAAGTATACTCAGTATCAACTGATACTCACTTCACACACAAAGCATGGCATGACACTTCTGATGTAATCGGTACAATTGAGTACATCATGATTGGTGACCCATCACACACAATTTCAAAAGCATTTGATGTGTTAAATGAAGAAGATGGCTTAGCAGAGCGCGGTACATTCATCATCGATCCAGATGGCGTTGTTCAAGCAGTAGAAATTAACGCTGGTGGTATCGGCCGTGATGCTTCAACTTTAGTTAACAAAATTAAAGCAGCTCAATACGTACGTAACAATCCAGGTGAAGTTTGCCCAGCTAAATGGCAAGAAGGCGGCGAAACGTTAACACCAAGCTTAGACTTAGTAGGTAAAATCTAA
- a CDS encoding (4Fe-4S)-binding protein: MNEQQLLNDGYRKYTGEKIDVFFSTGICEHSGICVKGNHDVFDTKRKPWIIADAASTDVVAALIDRCPSGALQYIRKGE, translated from the coding sequence ATGAACGAACAACAACTACTAAATGACGGCTATCGGAAATACACAGGTGAAAAGATTGACGTATTTTTCTCAACAGGCATCTGTGAGCATTCAGGAATTTGCGTAAAAGGCAATCATGATGTTTTTGACACAAAACGGAAGCCATGGATTATTGCTGATGCCGCTTCAACAGATGTAGTCGCAGCTCTAATTGACCGGTGCCCATCTGGTGCCTTACAATACATTCGAAAAGGGGAATAA
- a CDS encoding GNAT family N-acetyltransferase, with amino-acid sequence MQTLIEEARVVTTEDGQELGEMTFVKSNNEFYIIDHTAVADAARGRGVGQEMVKTFVEHVRANNQKIVPLCPFAKAQFDKNPEYRDVLK; translated from the coding sequence TTGCAAACATTAATTGAAGAAGCACGCGTTGTTACAACAGAAGATGGTCAAGAGCTTGGTGAAATGACATTCGTCAAATCCAATAATGAATTTTATATTATTGATCACACCGCTGTAGCTGATGCAGCACGTGGTCGCGGTGTTGGACAAGAGATGGTAAAAACCTTTGTCGAGCATGTCCGTGCCAATAATCAAAAGATTGTGCCGCTCTGCCCATTTGCCAAGGCTCAATTCGATAAAAATCCAGAATATCGAGATGTATTAAAATAA